In Mariluticola halotolerans, one DNA window encodes the following:
- the arsH gene encoding arsenical resistance protein ArsH, which produces MPAQPAHKPRILLLYGSRRERSYSRLLTFEAQRLLEAFGAETRIYHPEGLPLPDDGTADHPKVVELREAMLWSEGQVWTSPERHGAMSATLKAQIDWIPLPGGAIRPTQGRTLALMQVSGGSQSFNAVNQMRILGRWMRMITIPNQSSVAKAWQEFDDEGRMKPSSFYDRVVDVMEELVKFTLLTRAASPYLTRRYSERKSEAAKREAELSKNALA; this is translated from the coding sequence ATGCCGGCGCAACCGGCGCACAAGCCGCGGATATTGCTGCTCTATGGGTCGCGGCGGGAACGCTCCTATAGCCGGTTGCTGACGTTTGAGGCGCAGCGGTTGCTCGAAGCCTTCGGGGCGGAGACGCGGATCTATCATCCCGAGGGGCTGCCACTGCCCGATGATGGCACGGCGGATCATCCCAAAGTGGTGGAGTTGCGCGAGGCCATGTTGTGGTCTGAAGGGCAGGTGTGGACCAGTCCGGAGCGGCACGGGGCGATGAGCGCGACATTAAAGGCCCAGATTGACTGGATTCCGCTGCCGGGCGGGGCCATTCGCCCCACACAGGGGCGCACGCTGGCGCTGATGCAGGTTTCGGGCGGCTCGCAATCCTTCAACGCCGTCAACCAGATGCGGATTTTGGGGCGCTGGATGCGCATGATCACCATTCCCAACCAGTCCTCGGTTGCCAAGGCATGGCAGGAGTTCGATGACGAGGGGCGGATGAAGCCGTCATCATTTTATGACCGGGTGGTCGACGTGATGGAGGAACTGGTGAAGTTCACCTTGCTGACCCGTGCGGCGTCGCCTTATCTCACCCGTCGTTACAGCGAGCGGAAATCAGAAGCCGCAAAGCGGGAAGCGGAACTGAGCAAAAACGCTTTGGCCTAA